One genomic region from Kineobactrum salinum encodes:
- a CDS encoding MFS transporter, which yields MEIRHGISANLEQFFHQLLQVLLVGLTLGMMRTVVPALAESEFGVPKNSFVLLSAFVVAFGVVKGTMNFIAGRLSERLGRKRVLLLGWIVALPVPPMIWYAPDWNWIVLATVLLGVNQGLTWSMTQTAKLDITRVEERGLTIGLNEFAGYLGVALAGIVTAYLAVMLGPRPALLVFGLGVICLALLLTQLWVRDTLPWARAEAAGQRQGEVPQRLPRYPRNVSAQPGTWELLTLLSWRDRRLAALCQAGLVEKFVDALVWVLYPLFLYRQGVSLTNVGWIIGIYGLVWGSSQLFTGWLSDRIGRHRPNVLGMWVCGAGVAMMLLGQGVAWWSLSAAVSGFGMALLYPNLSAAVADIAHPAWRGSAIGIYRFWRDLGYGVGALGLGLAAHFSGQIEASFWFVTLSMFASGALLAWFGEETHPRFNPSDAVVDPGLSSR from the coding sequence ATGGAAATTCGGCACGGCATCTCCGCCAACCTGGAGCAATTCTTCCACCAGCTGCTGCAGGTGCTGTTGGTCGGGCTGACGCTCGGCATGATGCGCACCGTGGTGCCGGCGCTGGCCGAGTCGGAGTTTGGTGTACCCAAGAACTCCTTTGTCCTGCTCAGCGCCTTTGTCGTGGCATTCGGCGTAGTCAAGGGAACAATGAACTTCATTGCCGGCCGACTTTCCGAAAGGCTGGGGCGCAAGCGCGTCCTGTTGCTGGGCTGGATAGTTGCGCTGCCGGTGCCTCCCATGATCTGGTACGCACCCGACTGGAACTGGATCGTGTTGGCCACGGTGCTGCTTGGCGTCAACCAGGGCCTGACCTGGTCGATGACCCAGACCGCCAAGCTCGACATCACCCGGGTAGAGGAGCGCGGGCTGACCATCGGCCTGAATGAGTTTGCCGGCTACCTCGGCGTTGCCCTGGCGGGCATCGTCACCGCCTATCTGGCAGTCATGCTGGGCCCGCGCCCAGCGCTGCTGGTATTTGGCCTTGGCGTTATCTGTCTGGCGCTTCTGCTGACCCAGCTATGGGTCCGGGATACTTTGCCGTGGGCCAGGGCCGAAGCGGCGGGGCAGCGTCAGGGGGAGGTGCCACAGCGGCTACCACGCTATCCGCGCAATGTGTCCGCGCAACCGGGCACCTGGGAGCTTTTAACACTACTGTCGTGGCGCGACCGCCGCCTGGCCGCCCTCTGCCAGGCAGGGCTGGTCGAGAAATTTGTCGACGCCCTGGTGTGGGTACTCTATCCGCTGTTTCTTTATCGTCAGGGCGTCAGCCTGACGAATGTCGGCTGGATCATTGGTATTTACGGCCTTGTCTGGGGCAGCTCGCAGCTGTTTACCGGATGGCTTTCCGACCGGATTGGTCGACACCGGCCCAATGTGTTGGGCATGTGGGTCTGCGGAGCGGGTGTGGCAATGATGCTGCTGGGGCAGGGCGTGGCCTGGTGGAGCCTCTCGGCCGCGGTCTCCGGCTTCGGTATGGCCCTGCTTTATCCCAACTTGTCTGCCGCCGTGGCCGACATTGCTCACCCGGCCTGGCGCGGGTCGGCTATCGGTATCTACCGGTTCTGGCGCGACCTGGGCTATGGTGTGGGCGCCCTGGGTCTGGGCCTCGCTGCCCACTTCAGCGGTCAAATTGAAGCGTCGTTCTGGTTCGTCACCCTGTCAATGTTTGCCTCCGGTGCGCTTCTCGCCTGGTTCGGTGAGGAAACCCATCCACGATTCAATCCCTCTGATGCCGTCGTTGACCCTGGCCTGAGCAGTCGGTAG
- a CDS encoding rhodanese-like domain-containing protein, producing the protein MPFKVLRQDGKGVIYRLAGDDVAALGVALRQVAEAHLAELRQALEQMAVDPAKRSVIGREELLEQARRGEVIFIDVRPPAECEFAHLPFPRSLPLAEIEHRLSELLRDKDIVAYCRGPFRLLSDEAVALLQAIGYRVRKIRDGVSEWQAAGMPVIAAGIAA; encoded by the coding sequence ATGCCGTTTAAGGTACTTCGGCAGGACGGGAAGGGCGTTATCTATCGCCTCGCGGGCGATGATGTGGCGGCTTTGGGAGTGGCGCTGAGGCAGGTAGCCGAGGCCCACCTGGCGGAGTTGCGGCAGGCGTTGGAGCAGATGGCGGTCGACCCGGCCAAGCGATCGGTGATAGGCCGGGAGGAATTGCTGGAGCAGGCGCGCCGGGGCGAGGTGATCTTTATCGATGTGCGTCCGCCCGCGGAATGCGAATTCGCGCACCTGCCTTTCCCGCGCTCGCTGCCACTGGCGGAAATCGAGCACCGCCTCTCCGAACTGCTCCGCGACAAGGACATTGTTGCCTACTGTCGCGGGCCTTTCCGTCTCTTGTCCGACGAGGCCGTCGCGCTGCTACAAGCAATAGGTTACCGGGTCCGCAAGATCCGTGATGGAGTGAGCGAGTGGCAGGCCGCGGGCATGCCGGTGATTGCCGCCGGCATCGCAGCCTGA
- a CDS encoding winged helix-turn-helix domain-containing tetratricopeptide repeat protein, translated as MRYQFHDFRLDTGAFELSRNGVRLNVEPQVIELLTLLVENRHRLVGKEELYQTIWAGKVVSEAALSSRIKTLRRVLGDSGREQTIIRTVHGKGFRFVAAATAGEAAGPVAPPAAVKPGSERPRSRPSVIVIPFVNLSSDPQQEYFSDGISADIIMLLSKHRWLNVCARNTSFGYKGVSVDMRQLGRDLNMDYAIEGSVQKVGERVRVTVQLVDIASGGNKWSEKFHRELDDLFSLQDEITTKVVARLEPEIGFAERRRVVQGGTSNLKAWDYFHLGVYHFFKFTAEDNLKAQAMLKKSSELDEHFGDAYAWWAYAVVLGMVYWTTPPTEELLQEALDACSKALSFDSRNATYYTMRARVQLARKEYNSAIQDNQTAISLNPTFAAAYCGLGDSLAYEARYEESNECFERAIALSPNDPQAWAFLTYGALAFIFMGDYDRALDLTERALCFPNCQYWALAHRVVAFAYLDKETEMRDALDKLLGQEPQFSLEFAQEKLFYLNIEIQKLQYLKGLAMAGVPESSSGAGLHDAV; from the coding sequence ATGCGATACCAGTTCCATGACTTTCGGTTGGATACCGGCGCTTTCGAGCTCAGCCGAAACGGGGTGCGCCTGAATGTTGAGCCGCAGGTGATCGAGCTGTTGACGCTGCTTGTGGAAAATCGCCATCGGCTGGTGGGCAAGGAAGAGCTCTACCAGACTATATGGGCGGGCAAGGTTGTATCCGAGGCTGCGCTCAGCAGCCGGATCAAAACCCTGCGCCGGGTGTTGGGAGACAGCGGCCGGGAGCAGACCATTATTCGTACCGTGCACGGCAAGGGCTTTCGGTTTGTTGCCGCTGCGACCGCAGGCGAAGCAGCCGGCCCAGTCGCGCCGCCTGCAGCAGTCAAACCGGGCTCGGAGAGGCCGCGCAGCAGGCCATCGGTTATCGTCATCCCTTTTGTCAATCTGTCCAGCGACCCCCAACAGGAATATTTTTCCGACGGCATCAGCGCCGACATTATCATGCTGCTCAGCAAACACCGCTGGCTCAACGTCTGCGCACGCAACACCAGCTTCGGCTACAAGGGTGTGAGTGTGGACATGCGTCAGCTGGGTCGGGACCTGAACATGGATTACGCCATCGAGGGCAGTGTGCAGAAGGTGGGGGAACGGGTGCGCGTCACTGTGCAGCTGGTGGATATTGCCAGCGGTGGCAACAAGTGGTCCGAGAAGTTTCATCGCGAGCTCGATGATCTGTTCAGCCTGCAGGATGAAATCACCACCAAAGTCGTCGCCCGCCTGGAGCCTGAAATCGGTTTCGCGGAACGACGTCGCGTAGTTCAGGGTGGGACCAGCAACCTGAAAGCCTGGGACTATTTTCATCTGGGGGTCTATCATTTCTTCAAGTTCACGGCCGAAGACAACCTGAAAGCCCAGGCCATGCTGAAAAAAAGCAGCGAGCTGGACGAGCACTTCGGCGACGCCTATGCCTGGTGGGCCTACGCCGTGGTGCTGGGCATGGTCTACTGGACCACACCGCCGACCGAAGAGTTGCTGCAGGAGGCACTGGATGCCTGTAGCAAGGCGCTGTCCTTCGACAGCCGAAACGCCACCTACTACACCATGCGCGCCCGCGTGCAGCTGGCGAGGAAAGAATACAACAGCGCCATCCAGGACAACCAGACCGCCATTTCCCTCAATCCCACCTTCGCCGCAGCCTACTGCGGACTGGGTGATTCCCTGGCTTACGAAGCCCGTTACGAAGAATCCAACGAGTGCTTCGAACGCGCCATTGCGCTCAGCCCCAATGACCCGCAGGCTTGGGCGTTTCTGACCTACGGGGCCCTGGCGTTTATTTTCATGGGTGACTACGACAGGGCGCTGGACCTGACCGAGCGGGCTCTGTGTTTTCCCAACTGCCAGTACTGGGCATTGGCGCACCGTGTGGTGGCGTTTGCCTATCTGGACAAAGAAACGGAAATGCGGGATGCCCTCGACAAGCTGTTGGGCCAGGAGCCGCAGTTCAGCCTTGAGTTTGCACAAGAAAAGCTGTTTTACCTGAATATCGAGATACAAAAGCTGCAGTACCTCAAGGGTCTGGCCATGGCAGGCGTGCCGGAATCCTCTTCAGGCGCAGGTTTGCACGATGCCGTTTAA
- a CDS encoding DsrE family protein, with amino-acid sequence MSTQEKYLVNCQDGRGHVERATIAFILATTASKTAETAVFLTSDAAQLCTTDGASGLQAAGMEPLSDLIAQFLGNGGKLWLCPICAKVNSITEADLVEGAEIAGAPKTMAFLSSGAKLLA; translated from the coding sequence ATGTCAACCCAAGAAAAGTATCTCGTCAACTGTCAGGACGGCCGCGGCCATGTGGAACGGGCAACCATAGCCTTTATCCTGGCCACCACCGCATCCAAGACCGCGGAAACCGCAGTATTTCTGACCTCCGATGCAGCACAGCTGTGCACTACAGACGGGGCGAGTGGACTCCAGGCCGCGGGTATGGAGCCCCTGTCCGATTTAATTGCCCAGTTTCTGGGCAATGGGGGGAAGCTGTGGTTATGCCCGATCTGCGCCAAGGTAAACAGCATTACCGAGGCGGACCTGGTGGAGGGGGCCGAGATAGCCGGCGCCCCCAAGACCATGGCGTTTCTCTCCAGTGGGGCGAAGCTCCTGGCATGA
- a CDS encoding pyridoxal phosphate-dependent decarboxylase family protein, producing the protein MVASPQRLGLTAFHYLEEMSLRWLADLLQLPAGMQGIYTSGGSVANIVALGAARQSAFERLGEDPARQGVSLPCRIFASAAAHHTVYRAAAVLGMGRDSVVPIALDGAGRMCPEDLRRRLADCDPSAVKVAIVANAGSTDTGAIDPLQAIGCIAREHNLWLHVDGAYGLPGILDPTCATLYTGLRLADSTCVDPHKWLGAPVGVGAAFVRDRALLQRAFTQEAADYLEGTCSQTTAMHSLDSLGLPYADWGLELSAPSRGVVVWALIREIGKRGLAQRVCRHNAMARRVADRARQGPRLELVLEPTLSICCFRYRDSRWKDLNQLNRQIHRQLIHSGVNMPSTTTVNGKLVLRPCFIGARALWEQADSLVDEVLWIGDRIAGKSTTVTRGELI; encoded by the coding sequence ATGGTGGCGTCCCCACAACGGCTGGGTTTGACCGCGTTCCATTATCTGGAGGAGATGTCGCTGCGGTGGTTGGCGGATCTACTCCAGCTTCCCGCGGGGATGCAGGGGATTTACACCAGCGGTGGCTCAGTAGCCAATATCGTCGCCCTCGGAGCCGCTCGCCAGAGCGCCTTCGAGCGCCTGGGCGAGGATCCGGCTCGCCAGGGCGTCAGTCTGCCCTGTCGGATCTTTGCCAGCGCCGCGGCTCACCACACTGTTTATCGCGCGGCGGCGGTATTGGGTATGGGGCGGGACAGCGTGGTGCCCATTGCCCTTGATGGGGCGGGCCGCATGTGCCCCGAGGATCTGCGGCGCCGCCTGGCGGACTGCGATCCCTCGGCAGTGAAGGTCGCTATCGTGGCCAATGCTGGCTCTACCGATACCGGCGCGATCGACCCACTGCAGGCCATAGGATGCATCGCCCGGGAGCATAACCTGTGGTTACACGTGGATGGCGCCTACGGCCTGCCCGGTATCCTGGACCCGACCTGCGCGACGCTCTATACCGGCCTGCGCCTGGCCGACTCGACCTGTGTTGATCCGCACAAGTGGTTGGGTGCGCCGGTGGGCGTCGGCGCCGCGTTCGTGCGCGACCGCGCGCTATTGCAGCGTGCGTTTACACAGGAAGCAGCGGACTACCTGGAGGGCACTTGCAGCCAGACTACTGCCATGCACTCCCTGGACAGCCTCGGCCTGCCCTACGCCGATTGGGGCCTGGAACTTTCCGCCCCGAGCCGGGGCGTGGTGGTATGGGCCCTGATCCGGGAAATCGGCAAGCGCGGTCTGGCCCAGCGGGTGTGTCGGCACAATGCCATGGCCCGGCGTGTCGCCGACCGGGCCCGACAGGGCCCACGCCTGGAGCTGGTGCTGGAACCTACGCTATCCATTTGTTGTTTTCGCTATCGGGATTCACGCTGGAAGGATCTCAACCAATTGAACCGGCAAATCCACCGGCAGCTAATCCACTCCGGTGTGAATATGCCCAGTACGACCACGGTAAACGGCAAGTTGGTGTTACGCCCCTGCTTTATCGGCGCCCGCGCGCTCTGGGAACAGGCGGACTCGCTGGTGGACGAGGTACTCTGGATTGGAGACCGGATTGCCGGGAAATCGACGACAGTCACAAGAGGTGAGCTCATATGA